The following coding sequences are from one Bacillus carboniphilus window:
- the cls gene encoding cardiolipin synthase: MIFFIMIGFVFFLLFLWIAIDFTLGRKRHVKKHENLHFSERYSDFQLFNRGTDLFEDLFKEIRAAKDHIHVLFYIVQNDAFSEHFFQLLEEKAEEGIEVRLLLDWAGAFGLKKKTIRRLRRHNIEVSFCHVPHFPFFFYTMQERNHRKITVIDGKIGFFGGYNIGKEYIGGDPKLSPWRDYHLKLQGEGVHDLQLQFLTDWKEATKKSVKDDARFYPEIPKGQSHHRFSATEGVDLEPIFIDFINQAQKSLYIGSPYFIPSPDLFRALLAAIDRGVKLTIIVPKNSDHMLVQEASYRFFRILLKKGAVVYQFENGFFHAKILIRDDKVCDIGTANFDKRSLFLNHELNCYITDPSFVQEAKNYLLQDISQSSRLSLDTLNERNFFRSIKEILAKWLSHFL; this comes from the coding sequence ATGATCTTTTTCATTATGATAGGTTTTGTATTTTTTCTTCTTTTCCTATGGATCGCCATTGATTTTACACTAGGCCGAAAGCGTCATGTTAAAAAGCACGAAAATCTTCATTTTTCTGAGAGATACAGTGATTTTCAATTGTTCAATAGAGGTACTGATTTGTTTGAAGATCTTTTTAAGGAAATAAGAGCAGCCAAGGATCATATTCATGTCTTATTCTACATTGTTCAAAATGATGCCTTTAGTGAACACTTTTTTCAACTGCTTGAAGAAAAAGCAGAGGAAGGAATCGAAGTACGGCTTTTGCTGGACTGGGCTGGAGCATTTGGTTTAAAAAAGAAAACGATAAGACGGTTAAGACGCCACAACATTGAAGTCTCGTTTTGTCATGTCCCGCATTTTCCATTTTTCTTCTATACCATGCAGGAAAGAAATCATCGGAAAATTACCGTGATTGATGGAAAAATTGGTTTCTTCGGTGGCTATAATATCGGCAAAGAGTATATCGGAGGTGACCCTAAACTCTCACCTTGGCGAGATTACCATCTGAAGCTTCAAGGAGAAGGGGTCCATGATCTCCAACTCCAATTTTTAACGGATTGGAAAGAAGCGACGAAAAAAAGCGTGAAAGATGATGCCCGTTTCTACCCAGAGATTCCAAAGGGACAATCGCACCATCGCTTTTCAGCAACGGAAGGCGTTGACCTTGAGCCCATTTTCATTGATTTTATCAATCAAGCTCAGAAGTCATTATATATTGGGAGTCCTTACTTTATTCCTAGCCCAGATTTATTTCGTGCACTTCTTGCTGCAATCGACAGAGGTGTAAAACTAACCATTATTGTTCCGAAAAATAGTGACCACATGCTTGTGCAGGAGGCGTCCTATCGTTTTTTTCGAATTCTACTAAAAAAAGGGGCCGTTGTTTACCAGTTTGAGAATGGATTTTTTCACGCAAAAATCCTCATTCGAGATGATAAAGTATGTGACATCGGAACCGCCAATTTCGATAAAAGAAGTTTATTCTTGAATCATGAGCTAAACTGCTACATAACCGATCCATCCTTTGTGCAAGAAGCAAAGAATTATCTATTACAGGATATTAGTCAATCTAGTCGATTATCTCTGGATACACTAAATGAACGGAACTTTTTTCGTTCCATTAAAGAGATTCTTGCAAAATGGCTGTCGCACTTTCTATAA